Proteins from a single region of Bombus pascuorum chromosome 5, iyBomPasc1.1, whole genome shotgun sequence:
- the LOC132907377 gene encoding uncharacterized protein LOC132907377 isoform X1 produces MQIVHFSWGLIWYILSISQVNADYNITLTHDGPVVLGGTITFKADIFYNGIRPSETFRYKWSDNALTPHIYETGAISNTTTYWNLNIAHENYTIGKYEVEVVVYKYVVFWWQDVTSARTEFYVTQSFNGDIKVIQPNKTSMDTYVSSASEANMTINIRKGDMDYLMKATSVSIYWFIDCRYFGQTNDLNFLYNFTTPDTSHVLEALIVASYDSPTTTVPPTTTVLPVTTTITPSSITVPNVTISNTTTEDVVTTTISSKSITAKPILISTTIPIPLNNSENVSIYNVNISLPYICSNSSIIPPDPNKTYGHFTKKIDVRAPIMNISVEGTNWIQPWDMLSLNVTCKGSGPFNKCLYFHRGKYNVTGNETCDTEDNLYSCNFSIIHYFLEPSIYTILIILDNDVSKQIYPLTINIYKVTTKPQLSVIVVPVSCSLAAAVLIIFGIAYYIQSKARFTVEVADFDFGQNNPEMEYKTFTERLRDSINNAIRPGSKRISVCQPYYGSMNR; encoded by the exons ATGCAGATAGTGCATTTTTCTTGGGGTCTCATTTGGTACATTTTATCTATTTCTCAAG TTAATGctgattataatattacattaacaCATGATGGCCCTGTAGTATTAGGTGGAACTATTACATTTAAAGCTGATATCTTTTATAATGGTATAAGACCATCAGAAACATTTAGATATAAATGGAGTGACAATGCATTAACTCCTCATATATACGAG ACAGGGGCTATATCAAATACAACAACATattggaatttaaatattgcccatgaaaattatacaattggAAAATATGAAGTTGAAGTAGTGGTTTATAAATATGTCGTGTTTTGGTGGCAGGATGTTACAAGTGCCCGTACCGAGTTTTATGTAACTC aaTCTTTCAATGGAGACATCAAAGTTATACAGCCCAACAAAACATCAATGGATACATATGTCTCTTCAGCATCTGAAGCAAACATgacaataaatataagaaaaggaGATATGGATTATTTGATGAAAGCCACATCAGTATCAATTTATTGGTTTATAGATTGCAGATATTTTGGTCAAACGAATGACTTAAATTTCCTCTATAATTTTACAACTCCTGATACATCACATGTGTTAGAAGCTTTGATCGTTGCATCATACGATTCACCAACAACAACTGTTCCACCTACTACAACGGTTCTACCAGTAACAACAACAATTACTCCTTCTAGTATAACTGTGCCAAATGTTACAATATCAAATACTACAACAGAAGATGTGGTAACTACTACCATATCTAGTAAAAGCATAACTGCAAAACCAATATTAATATCTACAACAATACCTATACCTCTAAATAATTCAGAAAATGTCAGTATttacaatgtaaatatttctttacctTATATTTGTTCCAACTCTTCGATAATTCCACCAGATCCTAATAAAACATATGGGCACTTCACTAAAAAAATTGATGTTCGTG CACCTATAATGAATATATCAGTAGAGGGTACAAATTGGATTCAACCATGGGATATGTTATCTCTTAATGTAACATGTAAAGGTTCAGGACCTTTTAATAAGTGCCTTTATTTTCATAGAGGaaagtataatgttacagGAAATGAAACATGCGATACAGAAGATAATCTTTATTCTTGTAATTTCTCCATCATACATTATTTCTTAGAACCTagcatatatacaatattaattatattagatAATGATGTCAGCAAACAAATATATCCCttgacaataaatatttataaag TGACAACAAAGCCACAGTTATCGGTGATTGTGGTACCTGTTTCTTGTTCTCTTGCTGCTGCGGTACTCATTATTTTTGGCATTGCATATTACATACAAAGTAAAGCAAGATTTACAGTGGAAGTTGCAGATTTTGACTTTGGTCAAAATAATCCAGAAATGgagtataaaacatttacaGAACGTTTAAGAGATTCGATCAATAACGCTATAAGGCCAGGAAGCAAACGGATAAGTGTATGCCAGCCCTATTATGGCAGCATGAATCGCTAA
- the LOC132907377 gene encoding uncharacterized protein LOC132907377 isoform X2 has translation MQIVHFSWGLIWYILSISQVNADYNITLTHDGPVVLGGTITFKADIFYNGIRPSETFRYKWSDNALTPHIYETGAISNTTTYWNLNIAHENYTIGKYEVEVVVYKYVVFWWQDVTSARTEFYVTQSFNGDIKVIQPNKTSMDTYVSSASEANMTINIRKGDMDYLMKATSVSIYWFIDCRYFGQTNDLNFLYNFTTPDTSHVLEALIVASYDSPTTTVPPTTTVLPVTTTITPSSITVPNVTISNTTTEDVVTTTISSKSITAKPILISTTIPIPLNNSENVSIYNVNISLPYICSNSSIIPPDPNKTYGHFTKKIDVRAPIMNISVEGTNWIQPWDMLSLNVTCKGSGPFNKCLYFHRGKYNVTGNETCDTEDNLYSCNFSIIHYFLEPSIYTILIILDNDVSKQIYPLTINIYKVTTKPQLSVIVVPVSCSLAAAVLIIFGIAYYIQSKARFTVEVADFDFGQNNPEMEYKTFTERLRDSINNAIRPGSKRISGYKPLSNSQTIQ, from the exons ATGCAGATAGTGCATTTTTCTTGGGGTCTCATTTGGTACATTTTATCTATTTCTCAAG TTAATGctgattataatattacattaacaCATGATGGCCCTGTAGTATTAGGTGGAACTATTACATTTAAAGCTGATATCTTTTATAATGGTATAAGACCATCAGAAACATTTAGATATAAATGGAGTGACAATGCATTAACTCCTCATATATACGAG ACAGGGGCTATATCAAATACAACAACATattggaatttaaatattgcccatgaaaattatacaattggAAAATATGAAGTTGAAGTAGTGGTTTATAAATATGTCGTGTTTTGGTGGCAGGATGTTACAAGTGCCCGTACCGAGTTTTATGTAACTC aaTCTTTCAATGGAGACATCAAAGTTATACAGCCCAACAAAACATCAATGGATACATATGTCTCTTCAGCATCTGAAGCAAACATgacaataaatataagaaaaggaGATATGGATTATTTGATGAAAGCCACATCAGTATCAATTTATTGGTTTATAGATTGCAGATATTTTGGTCAAACGAATGACTTAAATTTCCTCTATAATTTTACAACTCCTGATACATCACATGTGTTAGAAGCTTTGATCGTTGCATCATACGATTCACCAACAACAACTGTTCCACCTACTACAACGGTTCTACCAGTAACAACAACAATTACTCCTTCTAGTATAACTGTGCCAAATGTTACAATATCAAATACTACAACAGAAGATGTGGTAACTACTACCATATCTAGTAAAAGCATAACTGCAAAACCAATATTAATATCTACAACAATACCTATACCTCTAAATAATTCAGAAAATGTCAGTATttacaatgtaaatatttctttacctTATATTTGTTCCAACTCTTCGATAATTCCACCAGATCCTAATAAAACATATGGGCACTTCACTAAAAAAATTGATGTTCGTG CACCTATAATGAATATATCAGTAGAGGGTACAAATTGGATTCAACCATGGGATATGTTATCTCTTAATGTAACATGTAAAGGTTCAGGACCTTTTAATAAGTGCCTTTATTTTCATAGAGGaaagtataatgttacagGAAATGAAACATGCGATACAGAAGATAATCTTTATTCTTGTAATTTCTCCATCATACATTATTTCTTAGAACCTagcatatatacaatattaattatattagatAATGATGTCAGCAAACAAATATATCCCttgacaataaatatttataaag TGACAACAAAGCCACAGTTATCGGTGATTGTGGTACCTGTTTCTTGTTCTCTTGCTGCTGCGGTACTCATTATTTTTGGCATTGCATATTACATACAAAGTAAAGCAAGATTTACAGTGGAAGTTGCAGATTTTGACTTTGGTCAAAATAATCCAGAAATGgagtataaaacatttacaGAACGTTTAAGAGATTCGATCAATAACGCTATAAGGCCAGGAAGCAAACGGATAAGT gGTTACAAACCTCTTAGTAATTCTCAAactattcagtga
- the LOC132907376 gene encoding regulatory-associated protein of mTOR, with product MSVIASKPCHEKENLKSTEEDDWKMQLAFCKPRHTATIEGVNCITQTWRMKERMKTVSVALVLCLNVGVDPPDIVKTQPCARLECWIDPLSVSPQKALETIGSNLQKQYERWQPRARYKQSLDPTVEEVKKLCTSLRRNAKEERVLFHYNGHGVPKPTSNGEIWVFNRTYTQYIPLSVYDLQTWMGAPSIYVYDCSNAGIIVESFQQFAEQHEKEYEMEKQAVQQNRATGVASATAPSYKNCIQLAACAANQILPMNPDLPADIFTSCLTTPIKIALRWFVMQNTSKLVPKISLDLIDKIPGQLTDRRTMLGELNWIFTAITDTIAWNTLPRDLFQRLFRQDLLVASLFRNFLLAERILRSYDCTPVSCPKLPPTYQHPMWQAWDLALDLCLAQLPSILENEDQFIHSPFFEEQLTAFQVWLTLGSKNRNPPEQLPIVLQVLLSQVHRLRALELLGRFLDLGPWAVNLALSVGIFPYVLKLLQSNARELRPLLVFIWAKILAVDSTCQADLVRDGGHKYFLSVLQDTSIPSEHRTLAAFVLASIVNDYRPGQVAANHGSLVSICLEQLGDSNALLRQWLCLCLARLWHNYDKARWCGVRDIAHEKLFILLQDPVPEVRAASVYALGTFINSVTTRSEHANNIDQIIAMTLINTVSHDMCPLVRKELVVALQWMVLHFENSFVTLALAEENSRKDLVVETLSPFSGMRRISSRDRLKMLSPNNTYSVDSTDGFGQDRIKRVSSSSSISSLGNNWEFVRKPCESLGHSSLGNLPSLSYGSVYMKLWHGLCSLDNDPHPVVATMSQKVTNHIRNQVKESSAPKEVIETKISSSLSLPPSPSNRTTYLSNSKGESPPTVNSGTDLLRSSRIPLHGNRSRKPIPNTISEEADEVAGIKTPLTTSQFVEWSCAQFAQPVSLEIETESMNDMESRAHYEREWRYLRNKKQRCDAREEQLRAVQSRVESQVFHTRCSHSPEVLTFHPFEPHLAVALKDYFGVWDCQTGTKLTYCASHGNKMSRITALEFINAHDITLLMAGSDDGSVRVWKNYSSMLNRDPVLLTAWQAMADIQPATKATTATAGLVTKWEQRSLTLAVTGDVRIVRLWDAETELKKQDIPTGADCCATCVDVDGIGAMMAVGCGDGSVRLFDRRLPPLESRVMIWREHTAWVLGTSLRKCERSAPQLFTGSSSGDIRIFDLRKNSSVSTVQITQGITALAAHEMADIFACGSTNHCISVYNTMGQHLNTIKFHEGFMATRISPVSCLSFHPYRVILAAGCVDNTITAYASEPRR from the exons ATGTCAGTAATTGCCTCAAAGCCATGCCACGAGAAAGAGAATTTGAAATCGACAGAGGAAGACGATTGGAAAATGCAGCTTGCATTTTGCAAACCACGGCATACAGCGACAATTGAAGGCGTAAATTGCATTACACAGACATGGAGGATGAAAGAACGG aTGAAAACTGTGAGCGTGGCTCTAGTTTTATGTTTAAACGTTGGTGTTGATCCACCGGACATTGTCAAGACGCAACCGTGCGCACGTCTCGAGTGTTGGATCg atccTTTGTCAGTGAGTCCACAGAAAGCTTTAGAAACTATAGGTTCtaatttacaaaaacaatatgAACGATGGCAACCAAGAGCTCGTTACAAACAAAGTTTAGACCCCACTGTTgaagaagttaaaaaattgtgtacTTCTTTGAGACGAAATGCAAAGGAGGAAAGAGttctttttcattataatGGTCATGGTGTTCCTAAACCTACTAGTAATGGTGAAATTTGGGTATTTAATAGA ACATATACACAATACATTCCTTTGTCTGTATATGATTTACAAACATGGATGGGTGCACCTAGCATCTATGTATATGACTGCTCCAATGCAGGTATCATTGTAGAGTCTTTTCAACAATTTGCAGAGCAACACGAGAAAGAATATGag aTGGAAAAGCAGGCAGTTCAGCAAAATCGTGCAACTGGAGTTGCAAGTGCCACTGCACCAtcctataaaaattgtatccaATTGGCAGCATGTGCTGCTAATCAAATTTTACCTATGAATCCAGACTTACCTGCAGACATATTTACATCATGTCTGACAACTCCAATAAAAATAGCATTGCGAtg GTTTGTCATGCAAAATACATCGAAGTTGGTACCAAAAATATCACTAGATTTAATTGACAA AATTCCAGGACAATTGACTGATAGAAGAACAATGTTAGGGGAACTTAATTGGATTTTTACAGCAATTACTGACACTATTGCATGGAACACATTGCCAAGAG atttatttcagAGATTATTCAGACAAGATTTATTAGTAGCtagtttatttagaaatttcttacTTGCTGAAAGAATACTTCGCTCATATGACTGCACTCCAGTTTCTTGCCCAAAATTACCACCTACTTATCag CACCCTATGTGGCAAGCATGGGATTTGGCACTTGATCTCTGCTTAGCACAATTGCCATCTATTCTTGAAAATGAAGATCAGTTTATACATTCACCCTTTTTTGAAGAACAATTGACAGCCTTTCAAGTATGGCTTACACTAGGTTCTAAGAATCGCAATCCTCCAGAGCAACTGCCAATAGTACTACAAGTGTTATTAAGTCAAGTTCATAGACTAAGAGCGTTAGAGTTATTAGGGCGTTTTCTTGATCTTGGTCCATGGGCAGTGAACTTGGCTCTTAGTGTAGGCATTTTTCcatatgttttaaaattacttcAAAGTAATGCCAGAGAACTACGTCCACTACTTGTTTTCATTTGGGCAAAAATTCTTGCAGTTGATAGT acTTGTCAAGCAGATCTCGTACGAGATGGAGggcataaatattttttatctgttCTTCAGGATACTTCTATACCG AGTGAACATAGGACGTTAGCAGCATTTGTTTTGGCTAGCATTGTAAATGATTATCGACCGGGCCAAGTAGCTGCAAATCATGGCAGTCTCGTCTCAATTTGTCTGGAACAACTTGGAGATTCAAACGCTTTATTACGACAATGGCTATGTTTGTGTCTCGCGAGACTTTGGCATAATTATGACAAAGCAAGATGGTGCGGAGTCAGAGACATTGCCCACGAAAAActgtttatattattacaggACCCAGTTCCTGAG gtTCGAGCGGCGAGTGTTTATGCTTTGGGAACATTCATAAATAGTGTAACAACACGAAGTGAACATGCGAATAATATTGATCAAATTATAGCTATGACGCTTATTAATACTGTGTCTCATGACATGTGTCCCTTAGTTAGAAAA GAATTAGTAGTAGCACTTCAGTGGATGGTattacattttgaaaattcgtttGTAACATTAGCATTGGCTGAAGAAAATAGTCGAAAAGATCTCGTAGTGGAGACGTTATCGCCATTTAGTGGAATGAGACGTATTAGTTCTAGGGATAGATTGAAAATGCTTTCTCCAAACAACACGTACAGTGTGGATAGTACAGATGGATTTGGTCAGGATCGTATTAAAAGagtgtcgtcgtcgtcgtctatTAGTAGCTTAG GAAATAATTGGGAGTTCGTGAGGAAACCTTGCGAGTCACTTG gGCACAGTTCTCTTGGAAATTTACCAAGTCTTTCTTATGGTAGtgtatatatgaaattgtGGCATGGATTATGCAGTCTTGACAATGATCCTCATCCTGTGGTTGCTACTATGTCTCAGAAGGTCACAAATCATATTCGAAATCAG GTCAAAGAATCCTCTGCACCTAAGGAAgtaattgaaacaaaaatatcttcgtCACTGTCTCTTCCGCCTTCTCCATCAAATCGTACTACATATTTAAG taatagcaAAGGAGAATCACCGCCTACAGTAAACTCTGGGACAGATTTATTACGTTCGTCGAGAATACCATTGCATGGCAATCGCTCAAGAAAACCAATTCCCAATACA ATTTCAGAAGAAGCAGATGAAGTTGCTGGAATTAAAACACCATTAACTACTTCACAATTTGTTGAGTGGAGTTGTGCTCAATTTGCTCAGCCTGTTAGTTTAGAGATTGAAACTGAATCAATGAATGACATGGAAAGTAGAGCACATTATGAAAGAGAATGGCG ATActtaagaaataagaaacaaagatGTGATGCAAGAGAAGAACAATTACGTGCAGTACAAAGTAGGGTAGAATCACAAGTATTTCACACAAGGTGTTCACATTCTCCAGAAGTTTTAACATTTCATCCTTTTGAACCTCATTTGGCTGTAGCATTAAAAGATTACTTCGG gGTATGGGATTGTCAAACCGGTACAAAGTTAACTTATTGTGCAAGTCATGGAAATAAAATGTCTCGTATTACAGCTCTGGAGTTTATTAATGCtcacgatataacgttattaatggCTGGATCTGACGATGGTTCGGTTAGAGTATGGAAAAATTATAGTAGTATGCTAAATCGCGATCCAGTTTTACTTACTGCTTGGCAAGCAATGGCTGACATACAACCTGCAACAAAAGCAACTACCG CAACAGCTGGATTAGTTACTAAGTGGGAGCAAAGATCCCTTACATTGGCTGTAACAGGTGATGTTCGTATTGTTAGACTTTGGGATGCAGAGActgaattaaagaaacaagaTATACCAACAGGTGCTGATTGTTGTGCTACATGCGTTGATGTCGATGGTATAG GTGCCATGATGGCAGTAGGTTGTGGAGATGGTTCAGTTCGTTTATTTGATAGAAGGTTGCCCCCTTTAGAATCAAGAGTTATGATATGGAGAGAGCATACAGCATGGGTGCTAGGCACATCTTTGAGAAAATGTGAAAGATCTGCGCCGCAACTGTTCACTGGATCATCTTCAGGagatattagaatatttgatCTTAGAAAAAATTCTTCTGTGAGCACTGTACAGATAACACAAGGTATTACAGCATTGGCAGCACATGAAATGGCTGATATTTTTGCATG TGGATCAACAAATCACTGTATAAGTGTATATAACACTATGGGTCAACAcctaaatacaataaaatttcatgaagGATTTATGGCCACTCGTATTAGTCCAGTAAGTTGTCTAAGTTTTCATCCCTATCGTGTGATTCTAGCAGCTGGTTGCGTAGACAATACTATCACAGCATATGCGTCCGAACCACGCAGATGA